The proteins below are encoded in one region of Micromonospora pisi:
- a CDS encoding acyl-CoA carboxylase subunit beta, whose amino-acid sequence MTTTSVSADSSTVDYRDPELRLRALFDDGSLRLLMPRDDSGVLWARGEIDGTPAVAYATDATRMGGAMGTVGCQHIVEAIDTAVRDRVPVLGLWHSGGARLAEGVVALDAVGQVFAAMVRASGRVPQISVVLGPAAGGAAYGPALTDIVVMSGAGRIFVTGPEVVRSVTGEQVDMERLGGPEPHGRRSGVVHVTTKDDESALAESRKLAALLGHQGRLSPADIPAAGQEGHDLAALMPAETNRAYDVKPVVKALLDAAGVELHAKWAPNVVTVLGRFAGRTVGVIANNPLRLGGCLDASSAEKAARFVRMCDSLGVPLIVLVDVPGYLPGLGQEWDGVVRRGAKLLHAFAEAVVPRVTLVTRKAYGGAYIAMNSRSLGATAVFAWPNAEVAVMGASAAVNILHRKKLAATPAAEREALRAQLIEEQTKTAGGVNRALEIGVVDDVIEPAQTRRRIADALAAAPAARGSHGNIPL is encoded by the coding sequence GTGACCACCACCTCTGTCAGCGCTGATTCGTCGACCGTGGACTACCGCGACCCTGAGCTGCGACTCCGGGCGCTCTTCGACGACGGCTCACTACGCCTGCTGATGCCGCGCGACGACTCGGGCGTGCTCTGGGCCCGGGGCGAGATCGACGGCACCCCGGCGGTGGCGTACGCGACCGACGCGACCCGGATGGGTGGCGCGATGGGCACCGTCGGGTGCCAGCACATCGTCGAGGCGATCGACACCGCGGTCCGCGACCGGGTGCCGGTGCTCGGGCTCTGGCACTCCGGCGGCGCCCGGCTGGCCGAGGGCGTGGTGGCACTCGACGCGGTCGGCCAGGTCTTCGCCGCCATGGTGCGCGCCTCCGGACGGGTGCCGCAGATCTCGGTAGTGCTCGGCCCGGCGGCCGGTGGCGCCGCGTACGGCCCGGCCCTGACCGACATCGTGGTGATGAGCGGCGCCGGCCGGATCTTCGTGACCGGGCCGGAGGTGGTCCGCAGCGTCACCGGTGAGCAGGTCGACATGGAGCGGCTCGGCGGCCCCGAACCGCACGGTCGCCGCTCCGGCGTGGTGCACGTGACCACCAAGGACGACGAGTCGGCCCTGGCCGAGTCGCGCAAGCTGGCCGCGCTCCTGGGCCACCAGGGTCGGCTCAGCCCGGCTGACATCCCGGCCGCCGGTCAGGAGGGCCACGACCTCGCCGCGCTGATGCCGGCCGAGACCAACCGGGCGTACGACGTCAAGCCGGTGGTGAAGGCGCTGCTCGACGCCGCCGGGGTGGAGTTGCACGCCAAGTGGGCGCCGAACGTGGTCACCGTGCTCGGACGTTTCGCCGGCCGTACCGTCGGCGTGATCGCGAACAACCCGCTGCGCCTCGGCGGCTGCCTGGACGCCTCCAGCGCCGAGAAGGCGGCCCGGTTCGTGCGCATGTGCGACTCGCTCGGGGTGCCGCTGATCGTGCTGGTCGACGTGCCGGGTTACCTGCCCGGTCTCGGTCAGGAGTGGGACGGCGTGGTACGCCGGGGCGCCAAGCTGCTGCACGCCTTCGCCGAGGCGGTCGTGCCCCGGGTGACCCTGGTGACCCGCAAGGCGTACGGCGGCGCGTACATCGCGATGAACTCGCGTTCGCTCGGTGCCACCGCCGTCTTCGCCTGGCCGAACGCGGAGGTTGCCGTGATGGGCGCCTCGGCTGCGGTCAACATTCTGCACCGCAAGAAGCTCGCCGCCACCCCGGCGGCGGAGCGGGAGGCGCTGCGGGCACAGTTGATCGAGGAGCAGACCAAGACCGCCGGTGGGGTGAACCGGGCGCTGGAGATCGGCGTGGTCGACGACGTGATCGAGCCGGCGCAGACCCGCCGCCGGATCGCCGACGCCCTGGCCGCCGCCCCGGCCGCCCGCGGCTCCCACGGCAACATCCCGCTGTAA